A stretch of the Brevundimonas sp. MF30-B genome encodes the following:
- the hemE gene encoding uroporphyrinogen decarboxylase, whose product MTTPALIRVLRGETLDRPPVWFMRQAGRYLPEYRALRATTSGFIDFCMTPDKAAEATLQPMRRFGFDAAIVFADILLIPGALGQEVWFEAGEGPRLGAMPSVESMRDKAQGAGEALKSVGQTLSIVRDKLEPERALIGFAGAPWTVATYMLDGEARTIGKGERATARTYAYAQPETVDALLAVLVEATAHYLKMQADSGAQVLKVFESWAEGLPDDLFERLVLRPHQALVRRVRELGVTVPLIGFPRGSAALAERYARETAFEAVALDTACPLEVGKRVQAIKPIQGALDPLLLRAGGPALDRRIDQLMEAWGQGPWIFNLGHGILPDVPIAHVERALRRIGAQ is encoded by the coding sequence ATGACAACGCCCGCGCTGATCCGTGTCCTTCGGGGCGAGACGCTAGACCGGCCGCCGGTGTGGTTCATGCGCCAGGCTGGGCGGTACCTGCCTGAGTACCGGGCGCTGAGGGCCACGACCTCGGGCTTCATCGATTTCTGCATGACGCCGGACAAGGCCGCCGAGGCGACCCTTCAGCCCATGCGGCGGTTTGGTTTCGATGCGGCCATCGTCTTCGCCGACATCCTGCTGATCCCCGGTGCGCTGGGTCAGGAGGTCTGGTTCGAGGCCGGTGAAGGGCCTCGGCTGGGCGCCATGCCGTCGGTCGAGAGCATGCGCGACAAGGCCCAGGGCGCCGGAGAGGCGCTGAAGTCCGTCGGCCAGACCCTGTCGATCGTGCGCGACAAGCTGGAGCCGGAACGGGCCCTGATCGGCTTCGCCGGCGCGCCCTGGACGGTGGCCACCTACATGCTGGACGGCGAGGCCCGCACCATCGGCAAGGGCGAGCGGGCCACGGCCCGCACCTACGCCTACGCCCAGCCCGAAACGGTGGACGCCCTGCTGGCCGTGCTGGTCGAGGCCACGGCGCATTATCTGAAGATGCAGGCGGATAGCGGCGCCCAGGTGCTCAAAGTGTTCGAGAGCTGGGCCGAGGGTCTGCCGGACGATCTGTTCGAACGGCTGGTGCTGCGGCCGCACCAGGCCCTGGTCCGCCGGGTGCGCGAGCTGGGCGTGACCGTTCCGTTGATCGGTTTCCCGCGCGGGTCGGCGGCGCTGGCTGAGCGTTATGCTCGCGAAACGGCCTTCGAAGCCGTGGCGCTGGACACGGCCTGCCCGCTTGAAGTTGGCAAGAGGGTGCAGGCGATCAAACCCATCCAGGGCGCCCTGGATCCGCTGCTGTTGAGAGCAGGCGGCCCAGCGCTGGATCGGCGCATCGATCAGCTGATGGAGGCCTGGGGCCAGGGGCCGTGGATCTTCAATCTGGGCCACGGCATCTTGCCGGACGTGCCCATCGCCCACGTCGAGCGGGCGCTGCGTCGGATCGGCGCCCAATGA